The genomic segment TTGGAGGTCATCAAAACAAACTTGTATTGGTAGATCTACTATGGAATCAGAGTTCATAGCGCTAGATAAAGCTGCAGAAGAAGCTAAATGGCTTCGCAATTTTCTAGAGGACATTCCATGCTGGACAAGTCCATGCCAACAATCTTGATACATTGCGACAGTCAGTTGACAATTGCAAGGGCACAAAACAGTATGTACAATGGCAAGTCTCGATACATTCGTCGAAGACATAATATTGTGCGACAGTTGATCTCTAATGGAATTATATCTGTTGATTATATTAAATCAATTGATAACTTAGCGGATCCGCTTACAAAAGCATTTAATAGAGATCAAATGTACTGTCTAGCAAGAGGAATGAGTTTAAAACCTACCAAATAAAGTTTTCACAATGATAACCCAACCTTGTTGATTGGAGATCCCAAGATCTTGGTTCAATGGGACAACTAAGTTATGAGAATTTGAGGAATCACTCCTCATTCCTAAGACGATGAGTGAAGTTGCCTACAAAGGTAGTGAGGTTAAGTATTGTATTTTTAATGATTTCGTAGCTTACAAAAGCGGGGTATGTAGGATACCTTTTTGCAAAGAGATCACCTATGTACGTGTGAGAACGGGCCGCCTCGATGAAACATGTATGAAGCCAAGATGTGTTCCATGGCCAAAACTTTTTACACAACcgataaaaaaatagaaaaggAAGAAAGGTTATCTTGTGGTTACAGTTGTCCATGGCCGGAATTATATTTTTTCCTAGAAGTTTAATCGGAATGAATACTGTAAAAATACATACTCCATGCTATTATTATGAGAACCACAATATTCATTTTTGTTTCATTATGATTTttcggtatgctgtatcgatTATGATGAATGAGTCGAGACAGAGGTTAGATGGCCTTGCTGGATTAATGATTCAACACAATCATCAAACATCTCTTGAATTGATCTGAACTTCATTCCTAAACCCTTCAGTTTCGACACGTTGAAATTATAGTAAGGTCTGTCCAATTTCTCAAACCTGCAAAAGAAAATGCTGCAACATCTTATTCAACATGGATTCAATGATATTTGTTGGTGACTGGGGGATTCTCACCTTTTGGGAATGGGTAGTGCAGGATAGCGTGCTGATAGAATTGAAGCCAATTCATTGTTGTCCAGAACAGTTGAGCTGCAAAGATACCGCCCTTTCACGTTCTCATTCTCAAAAACAACAATATGGCTCGACGCAACGTCGTCTATGTGAACATATCCCATTCTTCCATACCACTCAAACTTCTCTGTTTCCCCTGGTGTGTGTTTTCATTGGAGACGAGCAAAAAACTAGAAGTCAGTTTTGTTCCACTCATCATTATCTTGTATTACGTTATACATGACTACGGACTACCTCTGAGCAAGCCAAGTACATCAGCTGAAGTAGAACAAAGAACAGGAGGTAAACAGGGTCCAATCACAAACGACGGCAGAACGGTCACCAGATTGATTTTATTGTTCTCACAGAATTCCCATGCAGCTTTCTCCGCCAGAGTTTTTGATATTGCATACCAAACCTAGTAGGAACAAACCCGAGAAAAAAGGCGCCCATGTCTGATATACTtacgaaagcatatataaaagATATTCCAGGCTGCTACTTGTTTCAATACCTTGTGTTTTTCACACAGCTCCACAGAGCTCCAAGATGACTCATCCAATGGCACATCTGGGTCAAAATCTTCTCTTGTCCTCACTGTCGATGAAGATGAGGTTAGAACCACACGCCTCAAAGATGGATTTCTTTTGCATGAGCGTAACACATTGAGAGTGCCATCAATTGCAGGTTTCAATATTTCCGCCTGCCACGAACCAAAATCAACGTTTGTTTGGTGGAGAATATATAGGGTATTAAAATAGGTAGTATATAAAGCATGCCTCTGGATCCGAAGTAGGGTGTCCTAAAACAGGTGATGCAGTATGAAACACTCCGACACAGCCCAAGATTGCTTCATCAAAGCTGCCTTCTATCATCAGGTCTCCTCTCACCAGGCAAAGCCTTTCTTTTGCTCCATCCAGCTTCCACAGATGCCCCACTTTCTTCTCATCTCCTGATTAAGAATGACAAGAAACAGAGTAAATACTgtcaatataattaaaaaaaataacacaGAAGCAAAGTTAATCTTTCAATTATGCAGCTGATTCTACCCGGATCTCTGACTGTTCCAATGACATGATAATCAGATAAAAGGAGGCGCTTGATCAACCATGAAGCTAGAAACCCAGCTGCACCAGTAACACATACTTTACCCTTCACTTCAGGCATCTGATCCAATATCCTTTTCTTTCATTAAAATTGTAGTTATATGATATGAAATTCTGTTTGGGAATCAAATTTATACACCCTTCAAAGCAATGCAAGTACTAGAGATGGTAGGTCATCTGATGTGTGTGTCTCTCATTAATcaacaaatataaaaataaaaggcAACAAGGTTAGTTAGACTTAGAGTGGAGGCTTGACCTGGTTTACAGGTGTTAAGTAGGCAGAGAAGCCAAAAAGCATGACGATCATCAATGTGCTCAAATTAATGAAACATGCCAAAACTTTTAGAGAGTTGGTTCTTGTTAAATAAGAATGAATCTCACTATCCAGTTTAATATAAGCTATTCTCTATATCACAAGGATACTTCCTGCTACAAAGGAACTGTTAAAAATGGCAAAATCGTCTGCTATGAATCTCTTCGTGCCACAAGACGCATTGGTAGAAAAATGGCAGATCAAAGTTTCTCTTTGCCACTGTCCAATAAACATAGCCGTATGATCGATTAATTTGTTCGCAGCCGTTTTGCAGATTTACCACTGTGATCTTCAGATACGCCAATTGCTTGGCCATTATCATTTATCAGAatagatttaaatttaaacatCCAACCAGGAAAGTCAGATTCCAAGAACAAAGATGTTGGAGTTGATTTGTAAAACGCCAGTGGGACTTGCTTGACCCTTCTTCGTATCTGCAACAAAAATTAAGCTTTAAATAAGATACTGAATTAAGAATGGCAACCAGCAAAAATATAGTGGGGTACATGAAttgctatatttttttaaaaaaattatcataatTTGCTAAAATTTGAAAACAACGTTATTTTGATAACAgcttttaaaaattaatgaaaaacgGAAGAGCGTGAGGGAATGGCCCAAACCACTAAACTCTATCCGGGTCTCTGTATCCATCCGGGTTCGGATCGGGAAATGGAACCAGCTGCGAGGCGCAGAGAGCAAGAACGCGGACATAATCGATAGCATGACATGCATTTCCAACAAGACTGTGGGAGCCAAGTCCAACCCCTTGAAATTTCGCCACCTCAACAACGTTAATGGAACCCACCACCCACTTGGGCATTCGCCGTCTTTTTTGCTTGTAATATGTCACAATAGATGGTCTCTGCGTGAATGAACGATCGTCAAACGTGTGAGTCTGTCGCTGAGGAAAAATGGATAACAGGCGTAGGGTCGAGGAGTTTACGGCGGGGGTACTACGGTCTGCCGTCTGTGTGTTGCTGGAGGTATGCTGAGTGCCGGACCAGCCATCTCGCGATCATCCCGCTCGATGTCTTGAAGGTTAACATGCAGGTATGCCCGGAAAATTGTTCAACCATTCTACTCCCGTAATTAACTCTTTTGATTTGGATTCTTTAATTTGCTCTCTGTATGTTAGGCGTCTTAAATTTTGTCCATGGCTGTGTAAGCCTCTGTTCTTAGTACTCACTTTGTTTTTCTTCGTGACTTGTCGAAGTCGATGTGGTTTTTTATGACATTTAACTGCTTACTGGGATGCTGCTTCCAGTTTGAATAAGGATGTTTGTTTTcttgatgataatatgtttgCTACCCTACCATCTGGGCATTTAGGCGAATCCGATCAATTATAGCGGCTTCCTATCGGTCCTGAAGAAGGTGGCTCTGCTCTTTGGAGAGGTTGGTTTGGGAAATTTTTGGGATATGGTTTACAAGGTGGATGTAAAAATTTGGTCTTGATGAATATTACAAGAAGCTTTATGGAGATGTACTGGTGTATCAAAAGAAGGGGGTTGTATTCTTTCGTAGCAGCGCATCAAATATTTCCCGATGTTGCCCTTTGCCCATTCGAAGATGTCAAAATGAGTCCAAACTCAGCCAACTTTTGCCGAAGGCTTGACTGATGGATTTCCGAAATTTTATGCCAGTGAAGGAATTTATGGGTAATTTCAAACTCCTTTAAGGTGGCATAGTGCCATACTGATTCTGTCGTGATCCTTATTTTGTTGCAGTTCTACAAGAGATCatatcacaagagacctactccatttatttttataaagtaaatgtatttttttagaaaaacatTGTGTTGTTTTTCTATTGATTAGTTATTTTTTAACCCTTTAAGAatctttttattatatataatataacataaatatAGATATATTATTGTGTCGGTTTCATGTGGATTTGAAGAATGACATGGCAATGAATGTTATGCACCGCCAGTGTTttttaatgataaaaattaattcccaaaaataaactataatcaCCGGGGCTTGGTTCGATCCGAGTTGAATGCCAAAAAAACCCGACCCGTGTTatgtaataaaaatttaataaacgaAACCCAAGTAAGGCCAACAAATTAATAATCAAGAACATGAACACCGACAAAAAAAACTGAGTATTCTACTCCGTCTGCGTACATTGATACGAACACCATGAAATTAGCTAAGATTACAACAAAACAATCTTCGTTTTAAGCAACAATAGAATAAATGGAATCACACCCACAAGACGCCGGTGATCATATCTATCGATCATATTTGGAAGCTGGAGATGGATTGTGATTGATTTATTATTCTGGCTGGGTGAACAATGTACAGgcatattatatatgtatgatttGAAGGGATGATTGATTAGCTGTAGCGCATGGTCTGGGGGAGGCCAACGTCGTCCGAGCGGGAGAGTTTGCGGCGGAGTTGAGAGGTGACCTTGAAGAAGACGTGGCGCCAGCTGCCCTTGTTTTGAAACCCGAGGGTGGCGGTTTCCTCCGCGTTCATCTCCAGATCTGCAGCGAAGGCGGGCTTCCTGGAGAGGATCCAGCCCCACCCCCAATCCCACCACTTCCTTATGGAGTCGCCGGCGTTCTCTCCCAAGGAAGAGAGCGACTTGGAGCGGCGGAATGCCCATGCCGCGGCGGCGGGACGAGAGGGCTGGATCTTGAGGTTGAGGGAGAGGGATGAGAACCTCCGCCGGATCCCGGGGCTCTCCTGCAGGCCCGGCTCCGAGACTGGGAGTGATTGCGAACCCTGGTGCATCATCTTGAACACGGACCTGCAGCTCATCATTGCAGCCCAACAGTTACTGAGGAGAGAATGAATGAATCAAGAGGCTTGGAGGAGTTGGGACAAGACAGCCTGTTTTATTTGGATTTCACACAACACCAACCATGTGTTTACCTTTTAGCTATCAaccattttttatttaattaaatttattgattATTAAACATCTTTCCCAGATTTCATgaacaaatatatattatatatatatatacatataaatgtatatatatatttttacaaaTCATATTTACTATAATACACAATATTTTAGTTTGCTCCAACATAATATCTTAATTCTTCGAAAGTTtttacgttgctaaattttcacatcttgattttatgatatataatataatatcattaatttttcttaacaaagaatatatatttaactaacatttaaaataaactcaaATTCCCTTTTCAAAATTTCATCAAGCTGTTGCGTTAACGTGTGATATTCGTACATCCAAATTTCAGAAATCTCAGTGAGTCTCAATTCGAAGAGCTTAGGGCCTTAGGCTCTTGGGCACATTACGCGCTTTGAACTTCTAATTATGTCTGTCCATGTAtatacacacaaacacacacacgaTTATGACCCTGTCAAAGCAACACTAGTTGGTTTGGAACGTCGCTGGATTCTTTCGGAATAAGGTGCTTAAACACATAAAAAAAGTATCGTTTGAAGAATAATGTTACTTCAGACCACTGGTTCATCTAGACTTGAGGACCACATGTCATAATAGCCCAAAAAGCTTCAGAAAACAGTAGGACAACCGTTATTTTGTTTTGTCATAAAATTTGGGCAATTTCATATGCTAGATAGATCTGTTTCAGGCTAAGTACTGATTAAACTTGATGACGCAATCATAGAGCCGTCCTCCAAGGAACTCAGCAACCTCCGGGTGCTTCACCTGGTTTGAAGAGCAAGAAATGAGTACATATTCATCAGTAGCAACCGACTGTTAATATTCGAAGGAAGTTAACCTTACCATTGCAATTTTCAAGGAATCACATTTAAACTGTGCATAAAGGTTAGTCTCTATTCCACGGCCCTGACCAAAAATATCAAGACAAATATGTGAGGCTCGGAAAAATTAGTCATGTACCAACACTCAACCAAGCAACAAAGAAACACATCTTTAGTTTTCACTTTATCGAACCTCATCATCCCAAAGCACTTCCGCGGTCTAAAAGAAGGTGGATAGAACAATGCCTTAAAATTAGCCATTTGAATTTCTAACTTGGTAAGAACTTACCATCCCTTCCAAAATCACGAGGTCTGCATCACTTGCTAGGTAGGAAAGTTCTTGTGATACGCTGGTAAGATCAATAACCTGTTATAATATCAAACCATACTAAAATATCTACGGAAGTCTCATTTCAAGAAACAAAATCAGAATAGATTAAGAAATGGATTTCTTACAGGCAAATCATTACCAGAGTTGGCAATGAAAAGATTCGAAGTGTCAACTCCCAGAAGCATCCCATTCTCATCCTTCAACTGTGCATACAAACTTTTGGTGACAAACCCAACCTACTCTTTAAGCTATCATCGCACCAATACTATAACAACTCTACTACCTTTGCTAAAACCTCGATCAGTTCAGTGTATGTTATGTCATTGATAGAAGGCAAGTCATTAGCGGCCAATACAACCTgcaaagaaataattttttccaGCTTGAAATGACAAAACAATTTATATACACGTCTCTTCTATCATAATATAGGATATATAATATAGGTTCATAAGTCTTGAAAAcgtttaaaaaatattcaaaaaagaCTGTCATGATGAAAACAAATTACTCTCTATCGCCGAAGATTTGCATAATGATGAAGACAACACGTATTATCTAAATGAAATTCTAGaacatttaaaaaacaaaaagggTGATCACTATGACTTTGCCCAACAACAATTGAACAAGATTGTAGGGGGGACACCTCCGACGATCACCAGTCCACTTGATCAATTTGAAATTATCTCATGGATTCCTATTGAGATAGGGGACTTGT from the Primulina eburnea isolate SZY01 chromosome 3, ASM2296580v1, whole genome shotgun sequence genome contains:
- the LOC140828358 gene encoding tetraketide alpha-pyrone reductase 1-like; translation: MPEVKGKVCVTGAAGFLASWLIKRLLLSDYHVIGTVRDPGDEKKVGHLWKLDGAKERLCLVRGDLMIEGSFDEAILGCVGVFHTASPVLGHPTSDPEAEILKPAIDGTLNVLRSCKRNPSLRRVVLTSSSSTVRTREDFDPDVPLDESSWSSVELCEKHKVWYAISKTLAEKAAWEFCENNKINLVTVLPSFVIGPCLPPVLCSTSADVLGLLRGETEKFEWYGRMGYVHIDDVASSHIVVFENENVKGRYLCSSTVLDNNELASILSARYPALPIPKRFEKLDRPYYNFNVSKLKGLGMKFRSIQEMFDDCVESLIQQGHLTSVSTHSS